In Lotus japonicus ecotype B-129 chromosome 5, LjGifu_v1.2, one genomic interval encodes:
- the LOC130716735 gene encoding cytokinin hydroxylase, whose protein sequence is MEFLKLFGVFIAFMAVLCLFLLFILTLYWWVFPNQTHKKLKLCGFGGPTPSFPLGNIKEMKRKNSSITQSSVSSSSNMIQHDIHSHVFPYFSCWQKSHGKVFVYWLGTEPFLYIADPEFLKKMSTEVMAKRWGKPSVFRNDRDPMFGSGLVMVEGNDWVRHRHIIAPAFNPLNLKVMGSMMVDSTNQMIERWTTQISSGNPEIDVEKEIIATAGEIIAKTNFSMEDENAREVFHKLRALQMTLFKTNRYVGVPFGKYMSVKKTLEAKKLGKEIDELLLSIIEARMKSSKNNSKQDLLGLLLQRNTLEGRSGKPLTTREVVDECKTFFFGGHETTALAITWTLLLLATHEDWQNQLRDEIRDVVGENELDISMLAGLKKMKCVMNEVLRLYPPAPNVQRQAREDIKVDDLTVPNGTNLWIDLVAIHHDPEFWGEDANEFKPERFMDDVNGGCNHKMGYLPFGFGGRMCVGRNLTFMEYKIVLTQLLSKFSFKVSPGYHHSPATMLSLRPTHGLQLIVQPL, encoded by the exons atgGAGTTCCTAAAGCTATTTGGAGTTTTTATTGCCTTCATGGCAGTACTTTGCCTGTTTTTGCTCTTCATACTAACACTTTACTGGTGGGTTTTTCCTAATCAAACCCACAAGAAGCTTAAGTTATGTGGGTTTGGAGGACCAACCCCAAGTTTTCCACTTGGAAACATTAAagagatgaaaagaaaaaatagcaGCATTACTCAATCTTCAGTTTCATCCTCCTCTAATATGATCCAACATGATATTCACTCACACGTGTTTCCCTACTTTTCTTGCTGGCAGAAATCACATG GTAAGGTGTTTGTGTACTGGCTTGGTACGGAGCCATTTTTGTACATTGCAGATCCTGAGTTTTTGAAGAAAATGTCCACAGAGGTTATGGCAAAGAGATGGGGAAAACCAAGTGTGTTTAGAAATGACAGAGACCCAATGTTTGGAAGTGGTTTGGTCATGGTTGAAGGCAACGATTGGGTTCGTCACAGGCACATTATCGCCCCTGCATTTAATCCCCTTAACCTCAAG GTCATGGGAAGCATGATGGTTGATTCCACAAATCAAATGATCGAAAGATGGACTACTCAAATAAGCTCCGGCAACCCCGAAATTGACGTGGAGAAAGAGATCATAGCAACCGCCGGAGAGATCATAGCAAAGACTAATTTTAGCATGGAAGATGAAAATGCTAGAGAGGTGTTTCACAAACTAAGAGCTTTACAAATGACTCTCTTCAAAACCAATCGCTATGTAGGTGTTCCCTTTGGCAAGTATATGAGTGTGAAGAAAACTTTGGAAGCCAAGAAGCTTGGGAAGGAAATCGATGAACTCTTGTTATCCATCATTGAAGCGAGGATGAAATCGTCAAAAAATAATTCTAAACAAGATTTGTTAGGGTTGTTGCTTCAACGGAATACCCTTGAAGGCCGGTCAGGGAAACCGTTGACGACGCGAGAAGTGGTGGATGAGTGCAAgactttcttctttggaggccATGAAACCACCGCACTTGCCATCACTTGGACCTTGCTGCTTCTTGCTACGCATGAAGATTGGCAAAATCAGCTGAGAGATGAGATTAGAGATGTGGTGGGAGAGAACGAACTTGATATCTCTATGCTTGCCGGTTTGAAAAAG ATGAAATGTGTGATGAATGAAGTTCTGCGACTATACCCGCCAGCACCAAACGTACAAAGACAGGCAAGAGAGGACATTAAAGTTGATGATTTAACAGTTCCTAATGGAACCAACTTATGGATTGATTTGGTAGCGATACACCATGACCCTGAGTTCTGGGGAGAGGATGCTAATGAGTTCAAGCCAGAGAGGTTCATGGATGATGTGAATGGTGGGTGCAACCACAAGATGGGTTACTTGCCTTTTGGTTTTGGAGGGAGAATGTGTGTTGGTAGGAACTTGACTTTTATGGAGTACAAGATTGTGTTGACACAGCTTCTCTCTAAGTTTAGCTTCAAGGTTTCACCAGGTTACCACCATTCTCCAGCTACCATGCTTTCCCTAAGGCCAACTCATGGACTCCAACTCATAGTTCAGCCtctttaa
- the LOC130716999 gene encoding uncharacterized protein LOC130716999 isoform X1, whose amino-acid sequence MVSQNGIKLAAHFITNHFGTTVAKVCENLLRKGPLPLELLIRYTELNHKDVKNSLLVLIQHNCVQPFVYLGGDDDNGSKVGIQYLALFDNIIHRLRFPKFVDIVSRELDKKCVYLLEGLLRDGRLTLKQMIDRASQGKENSVATDVRESLRKLLNARYVERCPAREVGVSTDSTEETTTRKRGAKAAKVFVAPKTLEQRVIEAAVPKEVIRFSLTADTGCNADRETNSDDSKMISVEVDVAEEEHTLWRANFEEFIRYLRHKALIENVRARMDDGAATVLSAILEAKKTAEEKVKMEYSVPLSMDIIYDEVIKTGNGRTMTMERVKDYLHQLGYPKSMVLDDHCRIDLKGIIQWARNEEVESIVLKRYGMDAYRMFRHLSKEDMFCPTDKIAESILLEKKEAPRLLNKLWTDNYLYMERVTVPGSRQSQISVWKVNKPQIWGLVLDEMFKAALNLSLRMAYEQERGEGVINVHQDKFKGTQLQSYKRLKNGLLLLGSSLMKLDDALMLFHDF is encoded by the exons ATGGTTTCCCAGAACGGCATCAAGCTCGCCGCGCACTTCATCACCAACCACTTCGGCACCACCGTCGCT AAAGTATGCGAAAATCTACTTCGCAAAGGACCACTCCCATTGGAACTGTTGATTCGCTACACGGAGCTTAACCACAAGGATGTCAAGAACTCGCTATTAGTCCTGATTCAACACAATTGCGTTCAACCTTTTGTTTATCTAG GTGGTGATGATGACAATGGGTCGAAAGTAGGAATACAGTACTTGGCATTGTTTGATAACATAATCCACCGGTTAAGATTTCCCAAGTTCGTCGATATTGTGTCGCGGGAGCTTGACAAGAAG TGTGTGTATCTTCTCGAAGGGTTGCTTCGTGATGGTAGGCTTACCCTTAAACAAATGATCGATAGAGCAAGTCAAGGAAAAg AAAATTCAGTGGCTACAGATGTACGAGAGAGCCTACGTAAACTTCTGAATGCTCGATATGTTGAACGCTGCCCTGCTCGTGAGGTTGGTGTTTCTACAGATTCTACAGAAGAAACTACTACTAGGAAGCGTGGTGCTAAGGCTGCCAAG GTATTTGTAGCACCAAAGACCTTAGAGCAACGTGTCATAGAAGCAGCAGTGCCTAAGGAAGTGATAAGGTTTTCGCTCACTGCAGATACAGGATGTAATGCTGACAGAGAAACAAATTCTGATGATTCCAAAATGATAAGTGTTGAAGTTGATGTTG CAGAAGAGGAGCATACTCTTTGGCGTGCGAATTTCGAGGAGTTTATACGTTATCTTAGACATAAG GCATTGATTGAGAATGTAAGAGCACGAATGGATGATGGTGCTGCTACAGTCTTAAGTGCAATATTAGAGGCAAAAAAAACTGCAGAGGAAAAAGTGAAAATGGAATACTCAG TTCCCCTATCAATGGATATAATTTACGACGAGGTGATTAAGACTGGAAATGGTCGTACTATGACCATGGAACGTGTCAAAGATTATCTTCATCAGTTGGGTTATCCAAAAAGCATGGTGTTGGACGATCACTGTAGAATTG ATTTGAAGGGAATTATCCAATGGGCTCGGAATGAGGAG GTTGAGTCAATTGTGTTAAAAAGGTATGGAATGGATGCCTACAGAATGTTCAGGCATCTGTCAAAAGAAGATATGTTTTGCCCAACAGATAAG ATAGCAGAGTCTATTCTTCTTGAGAAAAAGGAAGCTCCTAGGTTACTTAACAAGTTATGGACGGATAACTACTTGTATATGGAG AGAGTAACTGTGCCAGGATCCAGGCAATCACAGATTTCAGTGTGGAAAGTTAATAAGCCTCAGATTTGGGGACTTGTACTGGACGAGATGTTCAAAGCTGCCTTAAATTTGAGCCTACGAATGGCTTATGAGCAGGAAAGGGGTGAAGGG GTTATAAATGTTCATCAAGACAAGTTTAAGGGGACACAACTGCAGAGTTACAAACGGTTAAAAAATGGCTTGTTGCTTCTGGGATCATCGTTGATGAAACTTGACGATGCTCTGATGCTTTTCCATGACTTTTGA
- the LOC130716999 gene encoding uncharacterized protein LOC130716999 isoform X2 yields the protein MVSQNGIKLAAHFITNHFGTTVAKVCENLLRKGPLPLELLIRYTELNHKDVKNSLLVLIQHNCVQPFVYLGGDDDNGSKVGIQYLALFDNIIHRLRFPKFVDIVSRELDKKCVYLLEGLLRDGRLTLKQMIDRASQGKENSVATDVRESLRKLLNARYVERCPAREVGVSTDSTEETTTRKRGAKAAKVFVAPKTLEQRVIEAAVPKEVIRFSLTADTGCNADRETNSDDSKMISVEVDVEEEHTLWRANFEEFIRYLRHKALIENVRARMDDGAATVLSAILEAKKTAEEKVKMEYSVPLSMDIIYDEVIKTGNGRTMTMERVKDYLHQLGYPKSMVLDDHCRIDLKGIIQWARNEEVESIVLKRYGMDAYRMFRHLSKEDMFCPTDKIAESILLEKKEAPRLLNKLWTDNYLYMERVTVPGSRQSQISVWKVNKPQIWGLVLDEMFKAALNLSLRMAYEQERGEGVINVHQDKFKGTQLQSYKRLKNGLLLLGSSLMKLDDALMLFHDF from the exons ATGGTTTCCCAGAACGGCATCAAGCTCGCCGCGCACTTCATCACCAACCACTTCGGCACCACCGTCGCT AAAGTATGCGAAAATCTACTTCGCAAAGGACCACTCCCATTGGAACTGTTGATTCGCTACACGGAGCTTAACCACAAGGATGTCAAGAACTCGCTATTAGTCCTGATTCAACACAATTGCGTTCAACCTTTTGTTTATCTAG GTGGTGATGATGACAATGGGTCGAAAGTAGGAATACAGTACTTGGCATTGTTTGATAACATAATCCACCGGTTAAGATTTCCCAAGTTCGTCGATATTGTGTCGCGGGAGCTTGACAAGAAG TGTGTGTATCTTCTCGAAGGGTTGCTTCGTGATGGTAGGCTTACCCTTAAACAAATGATCGATAGAGCAAGTCAAGGAAAAg AAAATTCAGTGGCTACAGATGTACGAGAGAGCCTACGTAAACTTCTGAATGCTCGATATGTTGAACGCTGCCCTGCTCGTGAGGTTGGTGTTTCTACAGATTCTACAGAAGAAACTACTACTAGGAAGCGTGGTGCTAAGGCTGCCAAG GTATTTGTAGCACCAAAGACCTTAGAGCAACGTGTCATAGAAGCAGCAGTGCCTAAGGAAGTGATAAGGTTTTCGCTCACTGCAGATACAGGATGTAATGCTGACAGAGAAACAAATTCTGATGATTCCAAAATGATAAGTGTTGAAGTTGATGTTG AAGAGGAGCATACTCTTTGGCGTGCGAATTTCGAGGAGTTTATACGTTATCTTAGACATAAG GCATTGATTGAGAATGTAAGAGCACGAATGGATGATGGTGCTGCTACAGTCTTAAGTGCAATATTAGAGGCAAAAAAAACTGCAGAGGAAAAAGTGAAAATGGAATACTCAG TTCCCCTATCAATGGATATAATTTACGACGAGGTGATTAAGACTGGAAATGGTCGTACTATGACCATGGAACGTGTCAAAGATTATCTTCATCAGTTGGGTTATCCAAAAAGCATGGTGTTGGACGATCACTGTAGAATTG ATTTGAAGGGAATTATCCAATGGGCTCGGAATGAGGAG GTTGAGTCAATTGTGTTAAAAAGGTATGGAATGGATGCCTACAGAATGTTCAGGCATCTGTCAAAAGAAGATATGTTTTGCCCAACAGATAAG ATAGCAGAGTCTATTCTTCTTGAGAAAAAGGAAGCTCCTAGGTTACTTAACAAGTTATGGACGGATAACTACTTGTATATGGAG AGAGTAACTGTGCCAGGATCCAGGCAATCACAGATTTCAGTGTGGAAAGTTAATAAGCCTCAGATTTGGGGACTTGTACTGGACGAGATGTTCAAAGCTGCCTTAAATTTGAGCCTACGAATGGCTTATGAGCAGGAAAGGGGTGAAGGG GTTATAAATGTTCATCAAGACAAGTTTAAGGGGACACAACTGCAGAGTTACAAACGGTTAAAAAATGGCTTGTTGCTTCTGGGATCATCGTTGATGAAACTTGACGATGCTCTGATGCTTTTCCATGACTTTTGA